In Prunus dulcis chromosome 1, ALMONDv2, whole genome shotgun sequence, the following are encoded in one genomic region:
- the LOC117621715 gene encoding endoribonuclease YBEY, chloroplastic-like isoform X1, protein MLLLLHLPSSPSPATQMARYIPRTALMSNSSAPHLIFPPGTHSFEASKSLVFGRRFHAMCGEKLRGAAGARPLLRGRAFAAQRDLRKARRRAPKSKEKELELSVSVSMEEALPENPEISTIAELLRVDAPAAMKLAFDGLKDSVYKTRDNAVSNVGGYESTELSVFLCNDEFIRKLNKEWRGEDHATDVLSMSQHVPDLRLPILMLGDIVISVETAARQAEQRGHTLLDEMRILMVHGLLHLLGFDHELSKDAEVEMEKEEDLLLKSLGWKGKGLIQSVYDAETHTLGDKLDDNLTSELLKDSKREGSLQYSKPKFRYVFCDMDGTLLNSKSQLSSTNVKALKEASSRGVKVVIATGKARPAVMRIFKEVDLAGEDGIVSEFSPGVFLQGLLVYGRQGREIFRRNLDANVCREACLYSLETEVPLVAFTEDRCLTLFDHPLVDSMHTVYHEQKAEIMPSVEHLVAAAGIQKLVFMDTPEGVTTALRPYWSEATGDCARVVQTVPDMLEIVPPGTSKGSGVNMLLGHLGITPKEIMAIGDGENDIEMLELASLGIALSNGAEKTKAVANVVGLSNDEDGVADAIYRYAL, encoded by the exons CTCATGTCCAACTCATCTGCGCCGCACCTTATCTTCCCTCCCGGAACGCACAGTTTCGAGGCCTCAAAATCCCTGGTTTTTGGTCGGAGATTTCATGCGATGTGCGGAGAAAAATTGAGAGGTGCTGCGGGTGCGAGACCATTGCTAAGGGGACGAGCCTTCGCTGCTCAGAGAGACCTCAGAAAGGCGAGGCGGCGAGCCCCAAAGAGCAAGGAGAAGGAGCTGGAGCTCAGTGTCAGTGTTTCTATGGAAGAAGCTTTGCCTGAAAATCCTGAAATCTCG ACTATTGCAGAATTGCTTCGTGTAGATGCTCCAGCAGCAATGAAACTGGCGTTTGACGGTCTGAAAGATTCGGTGTATAAAACAAGGGATAATGCGGTCAGCAATGTTGGTGGATATGAAAGCACCGAGCTTTCCGTGTTTCTTTGCAATGATGAATTTATCCGAAAACTTAATAAAGAATGGAGAGGGGAGGACCATGCTACTGATGTTCTTTCCATGTCCCAGCATGTCCCTGATCTTAGGCTTCCCATT CTTATGTTGGGTGACATCGTGATTTCTGTTGAGACAGCTGCAAGACAAGCCGAGCAAAGAGGCCACACGCTCCTTGACGAGATGCGCATTCTCATG GTACATGGTTTGTTACATCTATTAGGATTTGATCATGAGCTTAGCAAAGATGCTGAAGTGGAAATGGAGAAGGAGGAAGATCTTCTCTTAAAGAGTCTTGGGTGGAAGGGAAAGGGGTTAATTCAGAGTGTATATGATGCTGAAACCCATACCCTGGGGGACAAACTAGAtg ATAATCTTACATCTGAGTTGTTAAAAGACAGTAAGAGAGAAGGCAGCCTTCAATATAGTAAGCCAAAGTTCAGATATGTTTTCTGTGATATGGATG GCACCCTTCTCAACAGCAAAAGTCAACTGAGTTCAACAAATGTGAAGGCTCTGAAAGAGGCCTCATCAAGGGGTGTGAAAGTAGTGATAGCAACCGGAAAA GCTCGTCCAGCTGTGATGCGCATTTTTAAGGAAGTTGATTTAGCTGGAGAAGATGGCATTGTTTCAGAATTTTCTCCTGGGGTTTTCTTGCAG GGATTGCTTGTTTATGGTAGGCAAGGTCGGGAAATTTTTAGAAGGAATTTGGATGCAAATGTATGCAGAGAG GCATGTCTTTACTCTTTGGAGACTGAGGTTCCTCTTGTTGCATTTACCGAGGATCGTTGTTTAACTCTATTTGATCACCCACTTGTTGATTCCATGCATACCGTATATCACGAGCAAAAG GCGGAGATCATGCCTTCAGTTGAGCATCTCGTGGCTGCTGCTGGAATACAG AAACTAGTCTTCATGGACACTCCTGAGGGAGTGACTACTGCTTTGAGGCCATACTGGTCAGAAGCAACTGGAGATTGTGCCAGAGTTGTCCAAACTGTGCCTGATATGCTTGAAATTGTTCCCCCCGGAACCTCAAAGGGCAGTGGAGTAAACATGCTGCTTGGTCATTTGGGAATCACTCCAAAGGAG ATCATGGCTATTGGCGATGGAGAAAATGATATAGAGATGCTTGAGCTGGCTTCTTTAGGCATTGCTCTTAGTAATGGAGCAGAGAAGACAAAAGCTGTGGCTAATGTAGTTGGTCTCAGCAACGACGAAGATGGTGTAGCCGATGCAATCTACCGGTATGCATTGTGA
- the LOC117621715 gene encoding endoribonuclease YBEY, chloroplastic-like isoform X2, translating to MLLLLHLPSSPSPATQMARYIPRTALMSNSSAPHLIFPPGTHSFEASKSLVFGRRFHAMCGEKLRGAAGARPLLRGRAFAAQRDLRKARRRAPKSKEKELELSVSVSMEEALPENPEISTIAELLRVDAPAAMKLAFDGLKDSVYKTRDNAVSNVGGYESTELSVFLCNDEFIRKLNKEWRGEDHATDVLSMSQHVPDLRLPILMLGDIVISVETAARQAEQRGHTLLDEMRILMVHGLLHLLGFDHELSKDAEVEMEKEEDLLLKSLGWKGKGLIQSVYDAETHTLGDKLDDSKREGSLQYSKPKFRYVFCDMDGTLLNSKSQLSSTNVKALKEASSRGVKVVIATGKARPAVMRIFKEVDLAGEDGIVSEFSPGVFLQGLLVYGRQGREIFRRNLDANVCREACLYSLETEVPLVAFTEDRCLTLFDHPLVDSMHTVYHEQKAEIMPSVEHLVAAAGIQKLVFMDTPEGVTTALRPYWSEATGDCARVVQTVPDMLEIVPPGTSKGSGVNMLLGHLGITPKEIMAIGDGENDIEMLELASLGIALSNGAEKTKAVANVVGLSNDEDGVADAIYRYAL from the exons CTCATGTCCAACTCATCTGCGCCGCACCTTATCTTCCCTCCCGGAACGCACAGTTTCGAGGCCTCAAAATCCCTGGTTTTTGGTCGGAGATTTCATGCGATGTGCGGAGAAAAATTGAGAGGTGCTGCGGGTGCGAGACCATTGCTAAGGGGACGAGCCTTCGCTGCTCAGAGAGACCTCAGAAAGGCGAGGCGGCGAGCCCCAAAGAGCAAGGAGAAGGAGCTGGAGCTCAGTGTCAGTGTTTCTATGGAAGAAGCTTTGCCTGAAAATCCTGAAATCTCG ACTATTGCAGAATTGCTTCGTGTAGATGCTCCAGCAGCAATGAAACTGGCGTTTGACGGTCTGAAAGATTCGGTGTATAAAACAAGGGATAATGCGGTCAGCAATGTTGGTGGATATGAAAGCACCGAGCTTTCCGTGTTTCTTTGCAATGATGAATTTATCCGAAAACTTAATAAAGAATGGAGAGGGGAGGACCATGCTACTGATGTTCTTTCCATGTCCCAGCATGTCCCTGATCTTAGGCTTCCCATT CTTATGTTGGGTGACATCGTGATTTCTGTTGAGACAGCTGCAAGACAAGCCGAGCAAAGAGGCCACACGCTCCTTGACGAGATGCGCATTCTCATG GTACATGGTTTGTTACATCTATTAGGATTTGATCATGAGCTTAGCAAAGATGCTGAAGTGGAAATGGAGAAGGAGGAAGATCTTCTCTTAAAGAGTCTTGGGTGGAAGGGAAAGGGGTTAATTCAGAGTGTATATGATGCTGAAACCCATACCCTGGGGGACAAACTAGAtg ACAGTAAGAGAGAAGGCAGCCTTCAATATAGTAAGCCAAAGTTCAGATATGTTTTCTGTGATATGGATG GCACCCTTCTCAACAGCAAAAGTCAACTGAGTTCAACAAATGTGAAGGCTCTGAAAGAGGCCTCATCAAGGGGTGTGAAAGTAGTGATAGCAACCGGAAAA GCTCGTCCAGCTGTGATGCGCATTTTTAAGGAAGTTGATTTAGCTGGAGAAGATGGCATTGTTTCAGAATTTTCTCCTGGGGTTTTCTTGCAG GGATTGCTTGTTTATGGTAGGCAAGGTCGGGAAATTTTTAGAAGGAATTTGGATGCAAATGTATGCAGAGAG GCATGTCTTTACTCTTTGGAGACTGAGGTTCCTCTTGTTGCATTTACCGAGGATCGTTGTTTAACTCTATTTGATCACCCACTTGTTGATTCCATGCATACCGTATATCACGAGCAAAAG GCGGAGATCATGCCTTCAGTTGAGCATCTCGTGGCTGCTGCTGGAATACAG AAACTAGTCTTCATGGACACTCCTGAGGGAGTGACTACTGCTTTGAGGCCATACTGGTCAGAAGCAACTGGAGATTGTGCCAGAGTTGTCCAAACTGTGCCTGATATGCTTGAAATTGTTCCCCCCGGAACCTCAAAGGGCAGTGGAGTAAACATGCTGCTTGGTCATTTGGGAATCACTCCAAAGGAG ATCATGGCTATTGGCGATGGAGAAAATGATATAGAGATGCTTGAGCTGGCTTCTTTAGGCATTGCTCTTAGTAATGGAGCAGAGAAGACAAAAGCTGTGGCTAATGTAGTTGGTCTCAGCAACGACGAAGATGGTGTAGCCGATGCAATCTACCGGTATGCATTGTGA